The genomic region CCCGCTGTCGCTTGTACGCCTTGATCAACGATTGGTACTGGACCCTGTGGGGCCTCTGGGTCGGCGCCACCTCGGCGCGGCCGTTGGAGTTCTCCAAGGTTGGGCAATGGACGCTGTTGCGTTGCCGCCAGAGTCTGCAAGACCCACGGTTTGAAGGTTGGCTACGTCAGGTACAGGAGGGGCAGGCATGAAAGCGTTAGGTGAGGCGTGTACGCCACAAGAGTGTCAGCTGGAAGCGGCGGTGCGCGGGGTTGCCAGTTGGGGCGGCAGCGGCATTCGTTATGAACCGGTCAGCGGCGGGATTTCCAACACCAACTGGCGGGTGGAAGTGGCCGGGGTCGACACCGCGTATTTCTTCAAGGTGCCGGGGGTGGGCACCGAGATGTTTATTGACCGTCGCACGGCCCACGACGCCAGCCTCAAGGCCGCGCAAACCGGCTATGGCGCGCCGGTGTTTGCCTTTCTTGAAGAGTTTGGCGTGGAAGTCTTCGAGTTCATGGAAGGCTGGCGTGCCTCCTCCAACCATGACTTCCTCGACCGCGACGTGCGTCATAACGCGCTGCACGCCCTCAAGGCCTTCAACGACCAGCCGCCGTTGGTGCAGACCAAAACCGTGTTCGACATGATCGCCGAGCACCAGCGCCAGGTGGAGCAACTCAACGGCTGCAAGCCCGCCGACGACGCGTGGCTGCGCCGCCAATGCGACCGCGCCCGGGGCGTGCTGCAAGCCTCCGGCATGGATTTGGCGCCGTGCATGAACGACACCCTGGCGGGTAATTTCATGCTCAACGACCGTCGGCAGATTCGCCTGGTGGATTTTGAATACGCCTCCAACAACGACCGGCATTACGAACTGGCGCTGTGGTTCGGCGAAATGTTTTTCACCGATGAAATGGAGCTGGCCCTGATCGAAGACTACTTCGGCCAGGTTACTCCGCAGAACCTGGCACGCATCAAATTGCACAAGGCCCTGGCGGATATCAAATGGTCGACCTGGGCGATGGTGCAGCACGCGGTGTCGCAGCTGGATTTCGACTTCTACAAATACGGCACCTGGAAGCACATGCGTGCCCGCAGCATCATCAACGATTCGCAATGGGAAACCTGGCTAAGACAGGCTTGAGCCTGCGCCGTACAACAATAATGCATTGAATGAAGTCACTTGGGCGCTGATTGGTGCCTGCGTTTTCACTGCTTGATTTTTGTTTGATCACACAAAAAAACGATCCACAAATTCAAGGAGCACCCGACTCATGAAATCCGATAACGCGCCACCCGGACGCCTGAAAAGCCAAATTTTCGGTGTGTACTTTTTCCTGTTGCTGATGCTCGCCTTATTCCCGCCGTTCTATTTGAGCGTGAGCGGCAGTACCGCGTTGGTACTGGGCATTCCGTTGCCGATCTTCTACTGGATCGCCATTGCCGTCCTCGCAGGCCTTGGCCTGTGGGCGTTGTACGTCGCCGAGCTGAAGGCCGGCGAAATTCCCGAAGAGGGGGATGCGCAATGATCAGCACCACCAGCGATGCCCACCTCTTTATCACCTTCGGCGTTATCGGCCTGTTTCTGGCCGGGATGATCGCCGTGCTGTACGCCACCAACCGCGAGAGCACGAGTTTTTCCGACTACGCCGTAGGCGGGCGCTCCTATGGGCCGTGGTACATCGCCATGTGTTACACCAACTCCTGGTGGCCGGGCTCGACCTTTACCGCGTTTTTCGCCCTGACCATCGGCGGCGCCCTGGGCTTCTACGGCATGGTCTACGCCACCCTTGGCGTGACGGCGATGTACCTGATGGCCCGCCGCGCCTGGACATGGGGCCAGCGTTTCAACCTGCGCACCCAGCCGGACTTGCTCGGCATGCGCTTCAACAGCCCGGTGGTCAAGCGCGTCGCCTCGATCATCGGCATCATCTCGGTGTTCCCGTGGGTGGTGATGGGCATCCAGGCCTTGGCGATGCTGTTCCAGTTCGCCAGCTTCGGCCGCTGGGGCGTCACCACCTGCCTGATCGCCGGCGTAGTGGTAGTGCTGGTGCGCCAGTACTGGACCGT from Pseudomonas yamanorum harbors:
- a CDS encoding choline kinase family protein; protein product: MKALGEACTPQECQLEAAVRGVASWGGSGIRYEPVSGGISNTNWRVEVAGVDTAYFFKVPGVGTEMFIDRRTAHDASLKAAQTGYGAPVFAFLEEFGVEVFEFMEGWRASSNHDFLDRDVRHNALHALKAFNDQPPLVQTKTVFDMIAEHQRQVEQLNGCKPADDAWLRRQCDRARGVLQASGMDLAPCMNDTLAGNFMLNDRRQIRLVDFEYASNNDRHYELALWFGEMFFTDEMELALIEDYFGQVTPQNLARIKLHKALADIKWSTWAMVQHAVSQLDFDFYKYGTWKHMRARSIINDSQWETWLRQA